Proteins co-encoded in one Zootoca vivipara chromosome 3, rZooViv1.1, whole genome shotgun sequence genomic window:
- the URB2 gene encoding unhealthy ribosome biogenesis protein 2 homolog isoform X2 → MAAIYSGIHLKLKSAKTSWEDKLKLAQFAWVSHQCFLPNKEQVLLDWVCHTLVSCYNKKLELPNDIVEKLWTYLDNILHSRKLQSLFKDGKTITLRFSIAQVMNEKLSTSYAQKTLRDVGTVLSCCSGILSVPPLSIVYTAKFELLVDLLSKLSWLVCWQLSSEEAVSPQLLEVLQLTFRQYLLIQRQQANANRVFGQVTKQLLQPCLLLRHLLTSGAWTQAEDGHLRQHQSKEIRNSIEALLVAGIFRPELLSSYSEELLPEKEPHAVRKGGLKHLLLPASTIQARLEDASFCPPALHGKVVANSVPLLFKLFLESYNKAENHLVCFHMLTRLYRCLRISSLQEDLWNSQFSPSEWTSELLAMEQLLNSVLSNGIYNVAADRIRHKEVQFRFYRQLAQILVSHSQPAIPAWFRCLKALISLNHLIVEPDLDDLVASAWIDAEVSEPRTKKAQETLVATLFHTYAKLRQFQKLFEEVLSVICRPAAEELRLPVLPAGIRAKLCECLLDLPPNQILDIVALILEKCQTFLIPDVRGDSDVASKLQSMSSLLHSVLFHMRSLDDSTPLPVVRRTQNLMETMQREVIRALFDLLTDCQAEEAELELWAEKVGGSALLFACTWVAVDTLFSLNCPKYASPGGKTALALTDSTVSDWDFSAVLPGLDMQCWGKITKLLSCSCSGSRYCTEWLVLQKMKMMLMQSSSQTEASHRALQCAGAFILQSGRCCTNGEESELWDGNAGAITSLTYPTAHWHLIVSNLPILAPYLSMSDTWYIAGVLLKTLLANQMQAAPDGDGSSLITVGKVSTDLLHSPLLPELRALHSSFLSHLVQHCASIVANQPLQQLSAEDVPWCEFDPSGRSASTGASSEPSMCWTAMEKAAQIILSSAKGRDYVTLEEEHLHRLLALLDIISALNLDSLFPLGHTRCFLLLLSLAANTKASITCSETLSLKFRTTCYHLLACLQTGRNANSSFKVLHASDVLEAALSSAFAACKTSAGVSAAAPWDEFLCGVQVFLEHYLQFTLERRQSVKLNLEKFMSFLTTCKPCAASSEHDESWSPAADQLLLVAVTAQCQVLALHLQHQQQQGNYQASGTLPALLEQAVLQTGATIQLCLRNHTKGQPLPLVFLPCITTLLKADSFLAHSVMGESVQRSPAQPSKCQQLSHRELYQRFYIQLLRELDLAGGNVRFLRSALQFLTAFCSMPELYPAQATSIAAFHSIGKLLAGPGVTVQVIRDLEVQLTELMAQLVENCTPDDFCAMLRVVLEGLDVRNIWKQNHEEALSAVTLVKVLLGCPLSREKEKAFWFSSPRIITALVMQIKEASQDPKHIPILTVPILETVAALLRQGEGVLSNPHHVTLVFNILLTVPLDQREYGNIFLGIHEVLFSILQCHPKVMLKAAPSFLNSFHRLVISVMHEGKQKGDKGIADEFEVILKCAHLVERMYSYIAAKTEEFTVLSSFIVAQYVIELQKVTLHPAVKKHLTEGIYHILDLCVDRDIKFLNASLPVGVREVFKELYRDYSHYHKALKQGDEKYTA, encoded by the exons ATGGCTGCAATTTACTCTGGCATTCACCTGAAGCTAAAAAGTGCAAAGACATCATGGGAGGACAAACTCAAGTTGGCTCAGTTTGCATGGGTTTCTCATCAGTGCTTTCTTCCAAACAAAGAACAA GTCTTGCTGGATTGGGTGTGCCATACCCTGGTTTCCTGTTACAACAAGAAACTTGAATTGCCCAATGATATTGTTGAGAAGCTTTGGACGTACCTGGACAACATCCTTCATAGCAGGAAGCTGCAGAGTCTCTTCAAGGATGGAAAGACAATCACCCTACGTTTTTCAATTGCACAG GTCATGAATGAAAAGCTTTCCACCTCTTATGCCCAGAAAACCTTGAGGGACGTTGGCACTGTGCTAAGTTGCTGTAGCGGCATCCTGTCTGTGCCCCCTCTCTCGATAGTTTACACTGCAAAATTTGAGCTCCTGGTGGACCTTCTGAGCAAGTTGTCCTGGCTGGTGTGTTGGCAGTTGTCATCGGAAGAGGCCGTGTCACCCCAGTTGCTCGAAGTCCTCCAGCTGACCTTCCGGCAGTACCTCCTGATTCAGAGGCAGCAGGCCAATGCGAACCGCGTATTTGGGCAAGTGACTAAGCAGCTGCTTCAGCCATGCCTGCTGCTGAGGCATTTGCTCACTAGCGGGGCATGGACACAGGCGGAAGACGGCCATCTGCGTCAGCATCAGAGCAAGGAGATCCGGAACAGCATAGAAGCCCTGCTGGTGGCTGGTATTTTCCGGCCAGAACTTTTGTCGTCTTACAGTGAAGAGTTGCTGCCGGAGAAGGAGCCTCACGCCGTAAGAAAAGGGGGTTTGAAACATCTCCTGCTGCCGGCCAGCACAATCCAGGCTAGATTAGAAGATGCTAGTTTTTGTCCTCCGGCTCTTCATGGGAAAGTGGTAGCAAACTCAGTGCCTCTGCTCTTTAAGTTGTTCCTAGAATCCTACAATAAGGCCGAAAACCACCTTGTCTGCTTCCACATGCTCACCAGGCTTTATCGCTGTCTAAGGATTTCCAGCCTGCAAGAGGATCTTTGGAATAGCCAGTTTTCTCCGTCAGAATGGACCTCGGAGCTCCTGGCCATGGAGCAGCTTTTGAACTCGGTGCTGAGCAACGGCATCTATAACGTTGCCGCGGATAGGATTCGGCACAAGGAAGTGCAGTTTCGCTTTTACCGCCAGCTGGCACAGATTCTGGTGAGCCATTCCCAGCCTGCCATCCCTGCCTGGTTCAGGTGTCTCAAGGCCTTGATCTCCTTAAATCATTTGATTGTGGAGCCTGATTTGGACGACTTGGTGGCCTCCGCCTGGATTGATGCAGAGGTGTCTGAGCCGCGTACGAAAAAGGCTCAGGAGACACTGGTCGCGACTCTCTTCCACACTTACGCCAAGTTGCGCCAGTTCCAAAAGCTCTTTGAAGAGGTTCTGTCTGTCATCTGCCGTCCTGCTGCAGAGGAGCTGAGGCTTCCGGTTCTGCCCGCAGGCATCCGGGCCAAGCTCTGCGAGTGCCTCCTAGACCTGCCACCGAATCAGATCCTGGACATTGTGGCGCTCATACTGGAAAAGTGCCAGACTTTCCTTATACCTGATGTCAGAGGAGACTCTGACGTGGCCTCGAAGCTCCAATCCATGAGCTCATTGCTGCACTCTGTTCTGTTCCATATGAGGAGCTTAGATGATTCCACCCCGTTGCCTGTTGTGCGTCGGACTCAGAATCTGATGGAGACCATGCAGAGGGAGGTAATCCGAGCTTTGTTTGACCTGCTGACAGATTGCCAGGCAGAAGAAGCGGAGCTGGAGCTTTGGGCAGAGAAGGTTGGTGGCTCTGCTCTCCTCTTTGCTTGCACCTGGGTAGCGGTTGATACTCTTTTCAGTTTAAACTGCCCAAAGTATGCCTCCCCAGGAGGCAAAACCGCCTTGGCTCTTACTGATTCCACCGTAAGCGACTGGGACTTCTCAGCTGTCCTCCCTGGTTTGGATATGCAGTGCTGGGGGAAGATCACTAAGCTCTTAAGCTGTTCCTGCTCAGGGAGCAGATACTGTACAGAATGGCTGGTGCTTCAGAAAATGAAGATGATGCTGATGCAATCCAGCTCTCAGACAGAGGCATCCCATCGGGCTTTGCAGTGTGCCGGAGCTTTCATCCTTCAGTCTGGAAGATGTTGCACGAATGGAGAAGAGTCTGAGCTCTGGGATGGCAATGCAGGTGCAATAACTAGCCTCACTTACCCTACCGCTCATTGGCACCTCATAGTCTCCAACCTTCCCATCCTGGCCCCCTATCTATCCATGAGCGATACATGGTACATTGCAGGTGTGCTCCTGAAAACACTGTTGGCGAACCAAATGCAGGCAGCCCCTGATGGCGACGGCAGCTCCTTAATCACCGTTGGAAAGGTGTCTACAGATTTGCTGCATAGTCCTCTTCTTCCGGAACTGCGGGCGCTACACTCCTCTTTCCTAagccacctagtccagcactgTGCGAGCATCGTTGCCAACCAGCCTCTTCAACAGCTGTCTGCAGAAGATGTGCCATGGTGTGAGTTTGACCCTTCTGGTCGCAGTGCCAGCACAGGGGCTAGCAGTGAACCTTCCATGTGCTGGACAGCGATGGAGAAAGCTGCTCAGATTATACTATCGTCAGCAAAGGGGAGggattatgtgaccttggaagaAGAGCACCTCCATAGGCTTTTGGCTTTGCTGGATATAATTTCGGCGTTGAATCTGGACAGCCTCTTTCCTCTGGGCCACACGCGGTGCTTCCTTTTGCTGTTATCTTTGGCTGCCAACACCAAGGCAAGCATCACTTGCAGCGAGACCTTGTCTCTGAAGTTCAGGACAACCTGCTACCATCTCCTGGCCTGCCTGCAGACAGGCAGGAACGCAAATTCGTCCTTCAAGGTCCTGCATGCCAGCGATGTTCTCGAAGCCGCCCTCTCCTCTGCGTTTGCAGCCTGCAAGACTTCGGCCGGCGTTTCAGCAGCTGCTCCGTGGGATGAATTTCTGTGCGGGGTCCAGGTCTTTTTGGAGCACTACCTTCAGTTCACTCTCGAGAGGAGGCAAAGTGTGAAGCTGAACCTGGAGAAGTTCATGTCGTTCCTAACCACTTGCAAGCCGTGCGCAGCCAGCAGCGAAcatgatgagagttggagcccTGCTGCTGACCAGCTCCTCTTGGTGGCAGTAACAGCACAGTGTCAAGTTCTGGCTTTGCACctccagcaccagcagcagcaggggaacTATCAGGCTTCAGGAACGCTGCCTGCTTTGCTGGAACAGGCAGTGCTGCAGACGGGAGCTACCATCCAGCTCTGCCTTAGAAACCACACAAAAGGCCAGCCGTTGCCTTTGGTGTTCCTGCCGTGCATTACGACCCTTCTGAAAGCAGATTCTTTTCTTGCGCATTCGGTGATGGGGGAGAGTGTGCAAAGAAGCCCCGCACAGCCGAGCAAATGCCAGCAGCTGTCTCACCGCGAATTGTACCAACGTTTTTACATCCAGCTCTTGAGAGAACTTGACTTGGCTGGCGGCAACGTCCGGTTCCTTCGCTCCGCGCTGCAGTTCCTAACTGCCTTCTGTTCCATGCCGGAACTGTATCCTGCACAAGCAACTTCCATTGCTGCGTTTCACTCCATCGGAAAACTACTTGCAG GTCCTGGAGTCACCGTCCAAGTGATTCGAGATCTGGAAGTGCAGCTGACAGAACTGATGGCCCAGCTGGTGGAGAATTGTACCCCTGACGACTTTTGTGCCATGTTGAGGGTGGTGCTTGAGGGATTAGATGTTCGCAATATTTGGAAACAAAATCATGAA GAAGCATTGTCGGCTGTTACTCTGGTCAaagtgctgcttggctgccctttaagcagagagaaagagaaagcgtTCTGGTTTTCCAGTCCCCGGATAATCACTGCTTTAGTT ATGCAAATAAAAGAGGCATCTCAAGATCCAAAGCACATACCCATCCTCACAGTACCTATACTGGAGACAGTGGCAGCCCTCCTAAGGCAAGGAGAAGGGGTTCTCTCCAACCCGCATCACGTCACCCTGGTGTTCAATATTCTTCTGACTGTCCCTCTTGACCAAAGGGAGTATGGGAACATCTTCCTGGGAATTCACGAGGTCCTCTTTTCCATCCTGCAGTGTCATCCTAAG GTGATGCTCAAAGCAGCTCCATCTTTCTTGAACAGTTTCCATAGACTGGTTATTTCGGTTATGCACGAGGGGAAACAGAAAGGAGACAAAG GGATCGCAGATGAATTTGAAGTTATACTGAAGTGTGCCCACTTGGTGGAGCGGATGTATTCTTATATTGCTGCAAAAACAGAAGAATTCACTGTGTTATCTTCCTTCATTGTGGCCCAGTATGTAATTGAACTGCAGAAG
- the URB2 gene encoding unhealthy ribosome biogenesis protein 2 homolog isoform X1, which produces MRCCCGCLNKQFSLNIIFMAAIYSGIHLKLKSAKTSWEDKLKLAQFAWVSHQCFLPNKEQVLLDWVCHTLVSCYNKKLELPNDIVEKLWTYLDNILHSRKLQSLFKDGKTITLRFSIAQVMNEKLSTSYAQKTLRDVGTVLSCCSGILSVPPLSIVYTAKFELLVDLLSKLSWLVCWQLSSEEAVSPQLLEVLQLTFRQYLLIQRQQANANRVFGQVTKQLLQPCLLLRHLLTSGAWTQAEDGHLRQHQSKEIRNSIEALLVAGIFRPELLSSYSEELLPEKEPHAVRKGGLKHLLLPASTIQARLEDASFCPPALHGKVVANSVPLLFKLFLESYNKAENHLVCFHMLTRLYRCLRISSLQEDLWNSQFSPSEWTSELLAMEQLLNSVLSNGIYNVAADRIRHKEVQFRFYRQLAQILVSHSQPAIPAWFRCLKALISLNHLIVEPDLDDLVASAWIDAEVSEPRTKKAQETLVATLFHTYAKLRQFQKLFEEVLSVICRPAAEELRLPVLPAGIRAKLCECLLDLPPNQILDIVALILEKCQTFLIPDVRGDSDVASKLQSMSSLLHSVLFHMRSLDDSTPLPVVRRTQNLMETMQREVIRALFDLLTDCQAEEAELELWAEKVGGSALLFACTWVAVDTLFSLNCPKYASPGGKTALALTDSTVSDWDFSAVLPGLDMQCWGKITKLLSCSCSGSRYCTEWLVLQKMKMMLMQSSSQTEASHRALQCAGAFILQSGRCCTNGEESELWDGNAGAITSLTYPTAHWHLIVSNLPILAPYLSMSDTWYIAGVLLKTLLANQMQAAPDGDGSSLITVGKVSTDLLHSPLLPELRALHSSFLSHLVQHCASIVANQPLQQLSAEDVPWCEFDPSGRSASTGASSEPSMCWTAMEKAAQIILSSAKGRDYVTLEEEHLHRLLALLDIISALNLDSLFPLGHTRCFLLLLSLAANTKASITCSETLSLKFRTTCYHLLACLQTGRNANSSFKVLHASDVLEAALSSAFAACKTSAGVSAAAPWDEFLCGVQVFLEHYLQFTLERRQSVKLNLEKFMSFLTTCKPCAASSEHDESWSPAADQLLLVAVTAQCQVLALHLQHQQQQGNYQASGTLPALLEQAVLQTGATIQLCLRNHTKGQPLPLVFLPCITTLLKADSFLAHSVMGESVQRSPAQPSKCQQLSHRELYQRFYIQLLRELDLAGGNVRFLRSALQFLTAFCSMPELYPAQATSIAAFHSIGKLLAGPGVTVQVIRDLEVQLTELMAQLVENCTPDDFCAMLRVVLEGLDVRNIWKQNHEEALSAVTLVKVLLGCPLSREKEKAFWFSSPRIITALVMQIKEASQDPKHIPILTVPILETVAALLRQGEGVLSNPHHVTLVFNILLTVPLDQREYGNIFLGIHEVLFSILQCHPKVMLKAAPSFLNSFHRLVISVMHEGKQKGDKGIADEFEVILKCAHLVERMYSYIAAKTEEFTVLSSFIVAQYVIELQKVTLHPAVKKHLTEGIYHILDLCVDRDIKFLNASLPVGVREVFKELYRDYSHYHKALKQGDEKYTA; this is translated from the exons ATGCGTTGTTGCTGTGGCTGTTTAAATAAGCAATTCTCATTGA atattATCTTCATGGCTGCAATTTACTCTGGCATTCACCTGAAGCTAAAAAGTGCAAAGACATCATGGGAGGACAAACTCAAGTTGGCTCAGTTTGCATGGGTTTCTCATCAGTGCTTTCTTCCAAACAAAGAACAA GTCTTGCTGGATTGGGTGTGCCATACCCTGGTTTCCTGTTACAACAAGAAACTTGAATTGCCCAATGATATTGTTGAGAAGCTTTGGACGTACCTGGACAACATCCTTCATAGCAGGAAGCTGCAGAGTCTCTTCAAGGATGGAAAGACAATCACCCTACGTTTTTCAATTGCACAG GTCATGAATGAAAAGCTTTCCACCTCTTATGCCCAGAAAACCTTGAGGGACGTTGGCACTGTGCTAAGTTGCTGTAGCGGCATCCTGTCTGTGCCCCCTCTCTCGATAGTTTACACTGCAAAATTTGAGCTCCTGGTGGACCTTCTGAGCAAGTTGTCCTGGCTGGTGTGTTGGCAGTTGTCATCGGAAGAGGCCGTGTCACCCCAGTTGCTCGAAGTCCTCCAGCTGACCTTCCGGCAGTACCTCCTGATTCAGAGGCAGCAGGCCAATGCGAACCGCGTATTTGGGCAAGTGACTAAGCAGCTGCTTCAGCCATGCCTGCTGCTGAGGCATTTGCTCACTAGCGGGGCATGGACACAGGCGGAAGACGGCCATCTGCGTCAGCATCAGAGCAAGGAGATCCGGAACAGCATAGAAGCCCTGCTGGTGGCTGGTATTTTCCGGCCAGAACTTTTGTCGTCTTACAGTGAAGAGTTGCTGCCGGAGAAGGAGCCTCACGCCGTAAGAAAAGGGGGTTTGAAACATCTCCTGCTGCCGGCCAGCACAATCCAGGCTAGATTAGAAGATGCTAGTTTTTGTCCTCCGGCTCTTCATGGGAAAGTGGTAGCAAACTCAGTGCCTCTGCTCTTTAAGTTGTTCCTAGAATCCTACAATAAGGCCGAAAACCACCTTGTCTGCTTCCACATGCTCACCAGGCTTTATCGCTGTCTAAGGATTTCCAGCCTGCAAGAGGATCTTTGGAATAGCCAGTTTTCTCCGTCAGAATGGACCTCGGAGCTCCTGGCCATGGAGCAGCTTTTGAACTCGGTGCTGAGCAACGGCATCTATAACGTTGCCGCGGATAGGATTCGGCACAAGGAAGTGCAGTTTCGCTTTTACCGCCAGCTGGCACAGATTCTGGTGAGCCATTCCCAGCCTGCCATCCCTGCCTGGTTCAGGTGTCTCAAGGCCTTGATCTCCTTAAATCATTTGATTGTGGAGCCTGATTTGGACGACTTGGTGGCCTCCGCCTGGATTGATGCAGAGGTGTCTGAGCCGCGTACGAAAAAGGCTCAGGAGACACTGGTCGCGACTCTCTTCCACACTTACGCCAAGTTGCGCCAGTTCCAAAAGCTCTTTGAAGAGGTTCTGTCTGTCATCTGCCGTCCTGCTGCAGAGGAGCTGAGGCTTCCGGTTCTGCCCGCAGGCATCCGGGCCAAGCTCTGCGAGTGCCTCCTAGACCTGCCACCGAATCAGATCCTGGACATTGTGGCGCTCATACTGGAAAAGTGCCAGACTTTCCTTATACCTGATGTCAGAGGAGACTCTGACGTGGCCTCGAAGCTCCAATCCATGAGCTCATTGCTGCACTCTGTTCTGTTCCATATGAGGAGCTTAGATGATTCCACCCCGTTGCCTGTTGTGCGTCGGACTCAGAATCTGATGGAGACCATGCAGAGGGAGGTAATCCGAGCTTTGTTTGACCTGCTGACAGATTGCCAGGCAGAAGAAGCGGAGCTGGAGCTTTGGGCAGAGAAGGTTGGTGGCTCTGCTCTCCTCTTTGCTTGCACCTGGGTAGCGGTTGATACTCTTTTCAGTTTAAACTGCCCAAAGTATGCCTCCCCAGGAGGCAAAACCGCCTTGGCTCTTACTGATTCCACCGTAAGCGACTGGGACTTCTCAGCTGTCCTCCCTGGTTTGGATATGCAGTGCTGGGGGAAGATCACTAAGCTCTTAAGCTGTTCCTGCTCAGGGAGCAGATACTGTACAGAATGGCTGGTGCTTCAGAAAATGAAGATGATGCTGATGCAATCCAGCTCTCAGACAGAGGCATCCCATCGGGCTTTGCAGTGTGCCGGAGCTTTCATCCTTCAGTCTGGAAGATGTTGCACGAATGGAGAAGAGTCTGAGCTCTGGGATGGCAATGCAGGTGCAATAACTAGCCTCACTTACCCTACCGCTCATTGGCACCTCATAGTCTCCAACCTTCCCATCCTGGCCCCCTATCTATCCATGAGCGATACATGGTACATTGCAGGTGTGCTCCTGAAAACACTGTTGGCGAACCAAATGCAGGCAGCCCCTGATGGCGACGGCAGCTCCTTAATCACCGTTGGAAAGGTGTCTACAGATTTGCTGCATAGTCCTCTTCTTCCGGAACTGCGGGCGCTACACTCCTCTTTCCTAagccacctagtccagcactgTGCGAGCATCGTTGCCAACCAGCCTCTTCAACAGCTGTCTGCAGAAGATGTGCCATGGTGTGAGTTTGACCCTTCTGGTCGCAGTGCCAGCACAGGGGCTAGCAGTGAACCTTCCATGTGCTGGACAGCGATGGAGAAAGCTGCTCAGATTATACTATCGTCAGCAAAGGGGAGggattatgtgaccttggaagaAGAGCACCTCCATAGGCTTTTGGCTTTGCTGGATATAATTTCGGCGTTGAATCTGGACAGCCTCTTTCCTCTGGGCCACACGCGGTGCTTCCTTTTGCTGTTATCTTTGGCTGCCAACACCAAGGCAAGCATCACTTGCAGCGAGACCTTGTCTCTGAAGTTCAGGACAACCTGCTACCATCTCCTGGCCTGCCTGCAGACAGGCAGGAACGCAAATTCGTCCTTCAAGGTCCTGCATGCCAGCGATGTTCTCGAAGCCGCCCTCTCCTCTGCGTTTGCAGCCTGCAAGACTTCGGCCGGCGTTTCAGCAGCTGCTCCGTGGGATGAATTTCTGTGCGGGGTCCAGGTCTTTTTGGAGCACTACCTTCAGTTCACTCTCGAGAGGAGGCAAAGTGTGAAGCTGAACCTGGAGAAGTTCATGTCGTTCCTAACCACTTGCAAGCCGTGCGCAGCCAGCAGCGAAcatgatgagagttggagcccTGCTGCTGACCAGCTCCTCTTGGTGGCAGTAACAGCACAGTGTCAAGTTCTGGCTTTGCACctccagcaccagcagcagcaggggaacTATCAGGCTTCAGGAACGCTGCCTGCTTTGCTGGAACAGGCAGTGCTGCAGACGGGAGCTACCATCCAGCTCTGCCTTAGAAACCACACAAAAGGCCAGCCGTTGCCTTTGGTGTTCCTGCCGTGCATTACGACCCTTCTGAAAGCAGATTCTTTTCTTGCGCATTCGGTGATGGGGGAGAGTGTGCAAAGAAGCCCCGCACAGCCGAGCAAATGCCAGCAGCTGTCTCACCGCGAATTGTACCAACGTTTTTACATCCAGCTCTTGAGAGAACTTGACTTGGCTGGCGGCAACGTCCGGTTCCTTCGCTCCGCGCTGCAGTTCCTAACTGCCTTCTGTTCCATGCCGGAACTGTATCCTGCACAAGCAACTTCCATTGCTGCGTTTCACTCCATCGGAAAACTACTTGCAG GTCCTGGAGTCACCGTCCAAGTGATTCGAGATCTGGAAGTGCAGCTGACAGAACTGATGGCCCAGCTGGTGGAGAATTGTACCCCTGACGACTTTTGTGCCATGTTGAGGGTGGTGCTTGAGGGATTAGATGTTCGCAATATTTGGAAACAAAATCATGAA GAAGCATTGTCGGCTGTTACTCTGGTCAaagtgctgcttggctgccctttaagcagagagaaagagaaagcgtTCTGGTTTTCCAGTCCCCGGATAATCACTGCTTTAGTT ATGCAAATAAAAGAGGCATCTCAAGATCCAAAGCACATACCCATCCTCACAGTACCTATACTGGAGACAGTGGCAGCCCTCCTAAGGCAAGGAGAAGGGGTTCTCTCCAACCCGCATCACGTCACCCTGGTGTTCAATATTCTTCTGACTGTCCCTCTTGACCAAAGGGAGTATGGGAACATCTTCCTGGGAATTCACGAGGTCCTCTTTTCCATCCTGCAGTGTCATCCTAAG GTGATGCTCAAAGCAGCTCCATCTTTCTTGAACAGTTTCCATAGACTGGTTATTTCGGTTATGCACGAGGGGAAACAGAAAGGAGACAAAG GGATCGCAGATGAATTTGAAGTTATACTGAAGTGTGCCCACTTGGTGGAGCGGATGTATTCTTATATTGCTGCAAAAACAGAAGAATTCACTGTGTTATCTTCCTTCATTGTGGCCCAGTATGTAATTGAACTGCAGAAG